From Acinonyx jubatus isolate Ajub_Pintada_27869175 chromosome F2, VMU_Ajub_asm_v1.0, whole genome shotgun sequence, the proteins below share one genomic window:
- the CCDC166 gene encoding coiled-coil domain-containing protein 166, with amino-acid sequence MAPKKQLGTSAGRRPGAAGDGAEPPLSERAQYLQREYTLLSEQLDACEARVDQMLQENAFLDREALRLREENRLYASYMSARAQRCAHAVVRLEEQNRVDLTQIHGQRAELEALYRGRENGVRAQLLEMEARAARMARQVQELQPYKALQLEQLARIRALERELLHMRVDHTQLLHRVKRRFLEDKAAFEREARQRVQSLGRRAEREAARALVAHTQAIKADNARLRQELLRLLRWARLLHDTRRQLLEQREQLRREHEDTWDLARVHGWLRRGPGGPPLWRPPPPPPPARPASHQGSLAASTAPSRGVSQTPTWLPRVGSRAPSQAPSKEGSGASFQAPLRAGSHFLSSTPSHPGSRAASSTPSRPGSRVPSSVPSRPGSRVSSRASLYGASENTAPSAKSVPGPGSSRPPDAGDRGH; translated from the exons atgGCTCCCAAGAAGCAGCTCGGGACCAGCGCGGGGCGCCGGCCGGGCGCGGCGGGAGACGGGGCCGAGCCGCCGCTGTCGGAGCGCGCGCAGTACCTGCAGCGCGAGTACACGCTGCTCTCGGAGCAGCTGGACGCCTGCGAGGCGCGCGTGGACCAGATGCTGCAGGAGAACGCCTTCCTGGACCGCGAGGCGCTGCGCTTGCGCGAGGAGAACCGGCTCTACGCCAGCTACATGAGCGCGCGCGCGCAGCGCTGCGCCCACGCCGTCGTCCGGCTGGAAGAGCAGAACCGCGTGGACCTGACCCAGATCCACGGGCAGCGGGCCGAGCTGGAGGCGCTCTACCGCGGGCGCGAGAACGGAGTGCGCGCGCAGCTGCTGGAGATGGAGGCGCGCGCGGCGCGGATGGCGCGGCAGGTGCAGGAGCTGCAGCCCTACAAG GCGCTGCAGCTGGAGCAGTTGGCCCGGATCCGGGCGCTGGAGCGCGAGCTGCTGCACATGCGCGTGGATCACACGCAGCTGCTTCACCGTGTGAAAAGGCGCTTCCTGGAGGACAAGGCGGCCTTCGAGCGCGAGGCGCGTCAGCGCGTGCAGTCCTTGGGGCGGCGCGCGGAGCGAGAGGCGGCGCGCGCGCTCGTCGCGCACACGCAGGCCATCAAGGCTGACAACGCGCGCCTGCGGCAGGAGCTGCTGCGGCTGCTTCGCTGGGCCCGGCTGCTGCATGACACGCGGCGCCAGCTGCTGGAGCAGCGTGAACAGCTGCGGCGCGAGCACGAGGACACTTGGGACCTGGCGCGTGTGCATGGCTGGCTGCGCCGGGGCCCAGGGGGCCCGCCGCTCTGGcggccgccaccgccaccgccaccagcGCGGCCCGCCTCGCATCAGGGGTCCTTGGCCGCCTCCACAGCCCCATCGCGCGGGGTCTCCCAGACCCCGACATGGCTCCCGCGGGTGGGCTCCAGGGCCCCATCACAGGCCCCTTCGAAGGAGGGTTCAGGGGCTTCATTCCAGGCCCCGTTGCGCGCGGGCTCCCACTTCCTGTCCTCGACCCCGTCCCACCCCGGCTCTCGGGCCGCGTCCTCGACCCCATCCCGCCCGGGCTCCCGGGTCCCATCCTCGGTCCCGTCGCGCCCAGGCTCCCGGGTCTCTTCGCGGGCCTCGTTATACGGGGCCTCAGAGAATACCGCCCCCTCTGCCAAGTCTGTCCCGGGGCCAGGCTCTTCCCGTCCCCCAGACGCAGGAGACCGTGGACACTGA